The DNA sequence AATTGTTTCTGCAACACATGGCCCAGAAAGGCTATGTCGTATTCACCTTGGACAATCGCGGTTCGGCAAACCGGGGGCTCGGCTTCGAACAGGCGGTGTTCCGGCAGTTGGGCGAGGCGGAACTAGCCGACCAACTTGTCGGAGTCGAATACCTCAAAACGCTTCCTTTTGTCGATCCAGATCGTATGGCGGTCTATGGCTGGAGCTTCGGCGGATTTATGGCCACCAGTCTCATGACACGTCACGCGGGCACCTTTCAAGTCGGTGTAGCGGGCGGTCCAGTGATCGACTGGAGCTTGTATGAAGCCATGTACACCGAGCGATACATGGACGCCCCCCAGCAGAATCCGACTGGGTACGCCAAAGCCAATCTCCTACAATACGCCGACCAACTCGAAGGCAAGCTCCTGATGATCCACGGGTTGCAGGACGATGTGGTAGTTCCCCAACATTCCACCCGATTTGTCCGCGAATGCGTCAAGAAGGGCATCCAGCTGGATTATTTCCCCTACCCTGCTCACCCGCACAATGTCCGCGGCCGTGACCGGGCACACCTCCTGCACAAGGTCAGCGATTACATCGACCTGCACTTGGCACGGTAAACTCCGGCTTGCCAAAAGCATGAATCAGGGCTTTCTCCGGCAGGGGGAAGCCCTGTTCGTTTTTATGGGACTGGTCCCGGGGTTTCCCTCCCGACCATTGGAGAAACGAGCGGGCGGATGAAGGGAGAAACCTGGTTTTTTTGTGGGGGCGAGGCATAGGATTTGGCGGATTTGGGCGTGTCCCGGCGTACCTGGCAAAAGGCTTCCTTTGGGCATCTTGCGCCGGGCCGGGCTGTTCAGTGGTTCGCCTTGCTCCGTCCTCCGCGAGCTCCGGACCGCTCGTGACCTCGCGCACTTACCATCCCTCACGCGGGGAATACTCTTTGGCTGAGGCGGATTTCGGCAAATGCTTCGGTCTGTGCATAATCCTGCTCCTGCTCGGTTCCTTGGCATCTTTACCGATCGCTTCTGGGGCATGTGAGGCGCATGGCATAGACTCCGCGCTCGGGAGATTCCACCTCTGCCCCCAACACACAACCCACGGCCGATGGCAGGCTGGAATGACGTGATGGCCAGCGGAATACACGTCCTGTAGGGACGACAGATCACAGGCGGGTTTTTCAAAGCCCGGATTTATTGCCCCCAACACACAATCCACGGCCGATGGCAGGCTGGATTGACGTGATGGCCAGCAAAATACAAGTCCTGTAGGGACGACAGATCACAGACGGGTTTTTCAAAGCCCGGATTTATTGCCCCCAACACACAACCCTCGGCCGATGGCAGACTGGAATGACGTGATGGCCAGCAAAATACGAGTCCTGTAGGGACGACATCCCACAGGCGGGTTTTTCAAAACCCGGATTTATTGCCCCCAACACACAATCCACGGCCGATGGCAGGTTGGAATGACGTGATGGAGAGAAAAATACGAGTCCTGTAGGGACGACAGATCACAGACGGGTTTTTCAAAGCCCGGATTTATTGCCCCCAACACACAATCCTCGGCCGATGGCAGGCTGGAATGACGTGATGGCCAGCAAAATACAAGTCCTGTAGGGACGACATCCCACAGACGGGTTTTTCAAAACCCGGATTTATTGTAGGGACGACAGATCACAGACGGGTTTTTCAAAGCCCGGATTTATTGCCCACAACACACAATCCACGGCCGATGGAAGGCTGGAATGAGGTGATGGCCAGCAAAATACGAGTCCTGTAGGGACGACATCCCACAGGCGGGTTTTTTAAAGCCCGGATTTATTGCCCCCAACACACAACCCTCGGCCGATGGCAGACTGGAATGACGTGATGGCCAGCAAAATACGAGTCCTGTAGGGACGACATCCCACAGGCGGGTTTTTTAAAGCCCGGATTTATTGTAGGGACGACATCCCACTGGATTGACGTGATGGAGAGAAAAACACAAGTCCTGTAGGGACGACATCCCACAGGCGGGTTTTTCAAAGCCCGGATTTATTGTAGGGACGACATCCCACAGACGGGTTTTTCAATGCACGATTTATAGCCCCCAACACACAACCCTCGGCCGATGGCAGGCTGGAATGACGTGATGGAGAGAAAAATACGAGTCCTGTAGGGACGACAGATCACAGACGGGTTTTTTAAAGCCCGGATTTATTGTAGGGACGACATCCCAAAAACGGGTTTTTCAAAGCCCGGATCATCGGCCATCCAAAAATCACCAACGGGCTCCACATCCTAAGATGGAAGCCCGATGGCATTCAAATCAAGTAACGTACAGGTTGATGGCTTATACGCCGATGGTTGCACGGATTTGGGAAGCGATGAAATCGCCCACCTCGGTACAACTCAGGCTGCCATTGGCTAGATCTTCCGTGGTCTTTCCCTCGGCGATGGCGACATCTACCGCAGCGCGGATTGCCTGCCCTTCTGCATGAAGACCGAAAGCCATTTCCAGCATCATCGCAGCCGATAAAATGGTTGCGATGGGATTGGCGCGGTTTTGCCCCGCAGCTTGTGGATAGGAACCGTGAACAGGCTCGAACAAAGAGGTCTGTTCGCCCACAGATGCAGACGGCAATGTCCCCAATGATCCCGTGATCACGGAAGCTTCATCGCTCAGAATGTCCCCAAACAGATTGCCCGTCAAGACCACATCAAAGACCTTGGGATCGCGAATCAATTGCATGGCGGCATTGTCCACAAACATGGTCTCGAACTCGATGTCGGTCTGCGTTGCGGCATATTCGGTTACCACTTCTCGCCATAGACGCGAAGTCGCGAGAACATTGGCCTTATCCACGAGGGTGACTTTCTTGCGGCGATTTCGGGCCATTTCGAAAGCTTCCTTGGCCATGCGAAGGATCGTTTCCTTGTCGTAGACGCACGTATCGAACGCCTGGGTTCCAGCTTCATTTCTGCCCCGCGGCTGTCCGAAATAGATTCCGCTGATCAATTCACGGAGAATCACCAGATCCACGCCCTGAATCACTTCTGGACGCAAGGGAGAGGCTTCCGCCAATTGGTCCCACGCCTTGACTGGGCGGATATTGGCAAAGAGCCCCAACGCCTTCCGCATCGCCAATAGCCCCTGTTCCGGGCGGACCTTGGCAGTCGGATCATTGTCATACTTGGGATCGCCGATGGCCCCAAACAAGATGGCATCCGCCTTGACGCAAAGCGCATGGGTCGCTTCGGGAAATGGATTACCCGTGGCATCGATGGCTGTAGCACCGACCAACCCTGTTTCGTAGGTGAAGGTATGCCCGAATCGCTCGGCGACAACCGCCAGCACCTTCTGAGCTTCCTGAATGACTTCCGGGCCGATTCCGTCTCCCGGCAACAATGCGATAGTTGCTTGCATGAATGTATGCTTTAAACAGGTATGTTGGCTTAGTTCCTGGCCGATTCGAAGGCCTCGATTTGCGATTTCTGGGAGATCAGGTAATCGATGTCGTCGTACCCGTTTTGCAGGCACATCTTCTTGTAGGCATTAATCTCAAAGGATTCCACACGCCCCGTGGCCGTCTCCAGAATCTGTTGGCTCTCCAGATCCACCGATACTTGCATCTCTGGATTGGCTTCAATTTGTTCCAACAAGTGCGCCAAAAATTCCTCCGAAACGGTGATCGGCAACAGCCCATTGTTCAGGGCATTGGACTTGAAGATATCCGCAAAAAAGCTGGAAACTACTACGCGGAACCCATGATCAAACAGGGCCCAGGCCGCATGTTCTCGGCTACTTCCACATCCGAAATTCTGTCCGGCCACCAATACCTGTCCGGTGTAGGTCTCATCATTCAGCACAAAATCGAGATTCAATTCATCCTCAGAGTGATATCTCCAGTCGCGAAATAGATTTTCTCCGAATCCTTCTCGGGTGGTTGCCTTAAGGAATCGCGCAGGAATGATCTGATCGGTGTCTACATGCTCGACCGGCAATGGGACACAGCGGGAGGTCAATTTGTTGATTTTTTCCATGTTCTGTGAGCTTGCCGGATTACATCAATTGTCGGACATCGGTGATTTCCCCAGTCAATGCAGCTGCTGCCGCCATGATCGGGCTTGCCAAGAAGGTGCGAGAGCCGGGCCCTTGGCGTCCTTCGAAGTTTCTGTTGGACGTGGACACGCAGTATTTTCCTGCGGGAACTTTGTCCTCATTCATGGCGAGACAAGCGGAACAACCGGGTTCGCGAAGCTGGAATCCTGCTTCGGCGAGGACGGCATCCAGCCCTTCCTCCTGTGCCTGTGCGCGAACTTGCATGGAGCCGGGCACGATCCAAGCTTCCACATTCGCCGCCTTTTGACGGCCCTTGACAAATTCAGCCACAGCGCGGAGATCCTCGATCCGGGAATTGGTGCAGCTTCCAATAAACACATAGTCGATCGGATGTCCCATCATGGATTGACCTTCCACCAACCCCATGTATCCCAATGCCTTACCCAAGGTATCTCGCTCCGAATCGGTGCCCATTTCTCCGGCAGTCGGCACCGCTTGATCGATCTTCACGCCCATACCGGGATTGGTTCCATACGTGATCATCGGTGCAATATCCGCCGCATCGAAGGTGTATTCCTTGTCAAAGACTGCGTCCGGCTCTGTGACCAGCGTTTTCCAATCGGCTACTGCCTGCTCAAATGCTTCCCCCTTGGGAGCGAAGTCGCGCCCTTTCACATATTCGAAGGTCGTTTCATCTGGAGCGATCATTCCGCCACGAGCGCCCATCTCGATGGACATATTGCAGACGGTCATTCGGCCTTCCATCGTGAGGGAACGAATCGCGCTACCGGCATACTCCACGAAGTATCCCGTACCGCCAGAAGCGGAAATTTGGGAGATGATGTACAGAATCACATCCTTGGCGGTCACGCCCTGCCCCAATTCTCCCTCGACGGTGATCCGCATGGTTTTGGGACGTTCTTTCAGGACACATTGCGTAGCCAAGACCTGCTCGACTTCGCTGGTTCCGATCCCAAATGCGATTGCACCAAAAGCTCCGTGGGTAGACGTATGGCTATCTCCACACACCATGGTTTTCCCCGGGAGGGTGATTCCCAGCTCCGGCCCGATGACATGGACGATTCCCTGATTGGGATGACCGAGTCCATAGAGTTCCAGACCAAATTCCTCGCAGTTACGGATCAGGGTATCCACTTGCTTGCGGGATAGCGGCTCTTCGATGGGAAGATGTTGGTTGAGCGTGGGGACATTGTGATCCGCGGTGGCCACGGTTTGTAGGGGACGGGCTACGGGCAAATTGCGCACGCGAAGGCCGTCAAACGCTTGAGGACTGGTGACCTCGTGGATCAGGTGGGTGTCAATGTACAAGATATCTGGGCCATCGGCAGGTCGTCCGACGACGTGCCGATCCCAGATCTTGTCAAAAAGGGTCTTAGCCATGATGGGTGATTCAGTGTAGGATTCCCGAAATGGGGGAGTTGAAGTGTAGGTTTTTTTGTTGATTCGCAGAACAGGGATTATACTTTCGAGATCGCGTCCAGATACGCGCGGGCAGTCGCCAAAACAGTGTCGGTATCGCAGCCAAATCCGTGGAAGAAGGTGTCATCCTGTGAAATCTGCACATGGACCTTGGCCAAATCATCCGATCCGCCTGTGATGGCCTGCACGAGATATTCCTCCAGTTTCACGTTCAATCCCATGATCTCGGTGATCGCCTTGATGGTGGCGTCTACCGGACCGTTTCCAGCGGCTTCATTATAGGCTTTCACCCCGTTTCGATTGATGGATACAGCTGCTTTGGCCGTGTCGTTGGAGCCGCAAACCACTTCCAAAGATTCAATTTCCAGCACACGCTGCTTTACTTCCTGACCGATCAATTTCATGAGATCCTCGTCGTTGATCTCTTTCTTCTCATCGGCCATGAGCAAAAATTTGTCGTAGGCAGCCGACAATTCTTCGCGATTGAGGGTCACGCCCAATTTGTCCAGACGATGGCTCAAGGCAGCCTTTCCGGAACGAGCTGTCAAGATGATCGAGCTGGCGGGAATTCCCACGTCCTGAGGATCGATGATCTCGTAATTTTCGCGGTTTTTTAAGACGCCATCTTGATGAATGCCCGAGGAATGCGCAAAGGCATTTCTACCCACAATCGCCTTGTTGGGCTGCACAGGCATGCGCATCAATCGGGTCACCATTCGGCTCGCGGGATAGATCCGCTGAATGTCGATGTTGTGATCCAACTTGAGCGTCTCGTAATGGCTGCGCATGATCATCACCGCTTCCTCCAAGGAAGTATTTCCGGCGCGTTCACCGATGCCATTGACGGTCACCTCCATCTGGCGGGCACCTGCACGTAATCCCGCGATGGTGTTGGCAGTGGCCAGTCCGAGGTCATTGTGGCAATGGACGGAGAGAATCGCCTTGTCGATGTTGGAGACGTGATTCATGAGATAGTCGATCAACGCTCCGTACTGATCCGGCAAGCAATACCCGGTAGTATCGGGGATATTGATGACGGTTGCGCCTGCGTCGATGACTGCTTCGACCATCTGTGCGAGGAATTCAGGACGGGAGCGGCCGGCATCTTCGCAGTAGAATTCTACCTCATCGACCAGATTCCGGGCAAATCGCGTGGCCTTCACACCGCGCTCGAGAATGGCCTCGGGCGTGGATTTCAGCTTGTGGTAAATGTGAATATCGGAACTGCCGATACCCGTGTGAATGCGTTTTCGTTTCGCGAACTCCAAGGCCTGTGCCGCCACCTCAATATCATGCTCCACTGCTCGCGTCAACGCGCAGATCACCGGCTCGGATACAGCCTTGGACACCTCCACGACGCTGCGGAAGTCCCCCGGGCTGGATACCGGAAATCCTGCTTCAATCACATCCACACCCAATCGTTCCAGTTCCCGGGCCAGCTCGATCTTTTCGACCGTGTTGAGTTGGCATCCTGGGACCTGCTCTCCGTCGCGGAGGGTCGTGTCAAATACGTACACTCTGTTACGCATAACCTGTTTGGGTTAAATGGTGGAAAAAGGAATTGGGGATATTTCGAGAATGGGGGGCGTGGGCGGAAAGGGACGACTATCGGGATAGTCGCAGGAGCCCTAGGGATAGGGCTAGTAGGGATAGACGTAGTGCGATGGCTTTCATAATCCGAACAATCTCGATCTATGGAAACTGTGGGGCGGATTGGCCTCCAAATGAAGACAAAACCCCGTCAATAGCTTCGTGGTAAAAATGGGGAATCGCTGGTCAATTTTCCAATTTTTTCTGAAAAAAATTAAAAATCGTCATCTCAGCAGTTCAATTGTTGACAATTTGACACCGATAAAGGTCCAATTTCTCCAATTTTCGGACCTTCGGAGTCGATTTCCCATGACTTTTGGCACCCTATCACTTTCTTTCACTCATTGCACACGCTGGTTGGATCAAGGTGCCCTGCTATTCATTCCGACTGGAAAAACGGAGTGAGAGCATTCATTTTGGAGATTCACTATCAACCCTCGTCGCAATGAAAACCATCCTCTTCGCTTCGTTGCTGTGTCTGGTCGCGGGATCTGTCCAGGCTCAGGGAACTAGTAGGCGATACTCCTTCAAGACGGGTCAATCCGGAGTTCAGACTGTCTACTTCGACAAGGCCAACCGACTTGAATATCTGAGCATCGATCAACTCCGGAGATTCGACTCCCTGAATTTCGTCCAAGACCTCGACCACCGCAGACGACTCCTCAAATCCATCAACAAAACAGGCAAGTTCTACCTGAAATCGGGATTCCTCATCAATCCCAAACCGGAGGATCATTTCCAATTTCCCTCGACCTATTGGGATCAGATTTGGTTTGCCTATGCCAGCGAAATTCATCTCAAACACCGAAGCGACACCGCGCATGTATCCAAAATCCGTCGGGCGCGTCAAGCTGCCTACTACGAATTCATGGAAATGGGCGTGCAGAATCAGAGCATTCTGGTACAAGATTACCTACAGCAGCTCGTCAAACTCCTACACCCCGGTCCCTTCAGGGAATACCCTACCCCAACGGTCTATCCTCGGATATTTTTGGTGACAGCCCACGACAGTCAGATGCTCCCCATCGGCGATCGATATTTCGCCATGTCCACGGGAAAGCTTCTGGCATTCAAGTCTCAGCGGGAACTGATCAAGCACCTTCACCTCTGGCTGGTGGAAGCGGAATTCGGGAATTTGGCACGACATCCCTACGAACCCGGCAAGCTCGCCAAGAAACTAAACGACCAGTATTTCGAGACCCAATACGACTCCACCGCATTCCCTCCGCTGGCCCAATTCGAGGCACTCACCTCCGACCTGAGGCTCTACCAAGCCAAATTCAAGCTCGACCAAGGCCGATATACCGAAGCGCTGCAAGACCTCATGCGCATCAAGGAAAAAGGCGTTCCCGCACCGGAAGTCTATCTGCTCCTTGCGCAGCTCTACCGCCAGAATTACCAACAGCCTGCCTATCTCCACCAAGCGCTGGCCTATCTGGATGAAGGCGAAGCCATCGCCGACCAGCCCATCTTGGAATTTCTCCCCGAGCGCGGCATGATCCTCATGCGGCTCGACCGTCACACCGAAGCCCGCGAGTCATTCGTCGCCTATCGCAAGGCGCTATTGCAACTCAATGACGACCCCATGGCCCTACAGCACGCTAATCTGATGATCCGGGTATGTGACCGGAAAACGGAGTAGAAACGATGAGGGCCAGCCTGGGAGGAGGCTGGCCCTGTGGGGGGGGGTGAGAGAGACTTTTCTGAACATTCTCGGTGGCTGGAACACTTTTCTGAACATTCCCAATGAAAGCGCGGGAGAGATAACTGAAAAGTTCATGATAACCTCTATTCAAGAACAAGCCATTCAAAATTTTTATCATTCCAACCTAAATATACCCTTACCCCCTCCTCTTGTGTCAAGAGGAGGGATTCTCCATCTAAAAAATAATCTTCTGTACCAATTATCTCAAAATCAGGGGAAATAATAGATTTGCTTACTTTTCTATCATCGTTAACTCCCCAAGCATCAACCCATTTTAGGTCTCTTCCGCTTTTTTTAAATTCTGCCCCAGCCCCAAGAATAAGTATTTTTTGATTGGGTCCTCGAACTGCAATACCTCTTCTATTACTTGATATTTCGACAATGGCTATAGCATACTCATTCTTTCCATCCTTATCAAAATCTAGAGAGAGATAGCACGGAGTAACCCAGTTTGCAATGATGAAACTGGAAGTATCTATCCAACTAGCGATACCGCTCCTTACAGAATCTGGAATTACACAAATTCCGTCTTTTTTATCTGTCAATGATATAGATTGATTAGAATCAATCGTAAAATGTGAAGTGTTGCCATCACTCTCTCTTTGAGAGACTTTACAAGAGAATAGCGATACGCTAATAATTATAATTGCCAATACTCTAATTTGGTCCATAGGAATAAATTTTACTCCATAAAGCTAGGCACACTGACTATTTGCAGATTTGGAGAATAACCTTGGAGGTGAAAGTGGTGATGATGATTTGCTAAATGAGATGTTCCAGGAGTTATCCACCCATTGTGTTCAAATGATTTTAAATTTGACCACCCATATTTTATAAAAGCTGCCGCCATATTTGTGTTTCGGGTCTTGTCAAACTCATCATGTTGAACCCAAACGGCTTGAGTCCAATCTGCATCTGTCCGTAAATATCTGATGTCCCCATTTTTCCCTTGTACATGACTTGAGCTTGGAGAAGGAGATGATCCATCTTCATTACTAAAATGATTGACAGCCATTTCTTTAGTGTTTAACTCCACGGCTGCGCCTAGAAGTGATCCCATAGCATCTGGCCTTATCCACATTTCATCTTCAGGGCCATTTGGCTTTTGCCTAATCGTAAATTCTACTCCATCATCACTATAATCACAGTAACTTACACAAAGTTCCTCTGGTAAGTATAAGAGTCCATGATCATTCTGTTCAAATGACGCAAGATAAAAGGATTTATAATCAGTCTCTGTTTCTACAACAAAATAGAAATGATCAGCCCCTTCTGCTTCTATCTGTTCAATTGAACCATCTTCATAAATAAAAAATATATCGTCTAGCATTCCATCTGGATCAATCCTAATGATAGGGCTATTTTGAACAAAATTGTAGGGAGTAACCCATTCTCGCATTGACATCGCAGGATCCAAACTCAACCATCTCCCCACCCGCGAATCATACACCCGTGCCCCAAAATCATAGCTATTCCCTGCCCCCTTCATCTCATCATCTCGCTCCATCCCATTAAACCCATACCGATATCCATCCCGCTGCCCATTCCTACCCGGCATCAGCATCCCGAAGGGGAAATAGTCATTATACGCATAGATCTCGGCGGTGTAACCATCGACGTTTTCGAGTAC is a window from the Pontibacter sp. G13 genome containing:
- the leuB gene encoding 3-isopropylmalate dehydrogenase, encoding MQATIALLPGDGIGPEVIQEAQKVLAVVAERFGHTFTYETGLVGATAIDATGNPFPEATHALCVKADAILFGAIGDPKYDNDPTAKVRPEQGLLAMRKALGLFANIRPVKAWDQLAEASPLRPEVIQGVDLVILRELISGIYFGQPRGRNEAGTQAFDTCVYDKETILRMAKEAFEMARNRRKKVTLVDKANVLATSRLWREVVTEYAATQTDIEFETMFVDNAAMQLIRDPKVFDVVLTGNLFGDILSDEASVITGSLGTLPSASVGEQTSLFEPVHGSYPQAAGQNRANPIATILSAAMMLEMAFGLHAEGQAIRAAVDVAIAEGKTTEDLANGSLSCTEVGDFIASQIRATIGV
- the leuD gene encoding 3-isopropylmalate dehydratase small subunit, which encodes MEKINKLTSRCVPLPVEHVDTDQIIPARFLKATTREGFGENLFRDWRYHSEDELNLDFVLNDETYTGQVLVAGQNFGCGSSREHAAWALFDHGFRVVVSSFFADIFKSNALNNGLLPITVSEEFLAHLLEQIEANPEMQVSVDLESQQILETATGRVESFEINAYKKMCLQNGYDDIDYLISQKSQIEAFESARN
- a CDS encoding RHS repeat-associated core domain-containing protein — protein: MLSVFSDRKLQIPDAVLENVDGYTAEIYAYNDYFPFGMLMPGRNGQRDGYRYGFNGMERDDEMKGAGNSYDFGARVYDSRVGRWLSLDPAMSMREWVTPYNFVQNSPIIRIDPDGMLDDIFFIYEDGSIEQIEAEGADHFYFVVETETDYKSFYLASFEQNDHGLLYLPEELCVSYCDYSDDGVEFTIRQKPNGPEDEMWIRPDAMGSLLGAAVELNTKEMAVNHFSNEDGSSPSPSSSHVQGKNGDIRYLRTDADWTQAVWVQHDEFDKTRNTNMAAAFIKYGWSNLKSFEHNGWITPGTSHLANHHHHFHLQGYSPNLQIVSVPSFME
- the leuC gene encoding 3-isopropylmalate dehydratase large subunit, with amino-acid sequence MAKTLFDKIWDRHVVGRPADGPDILYIDTHLIHEVTSPQAFDGLRVRNLPVARPLQTVATADHNVPTLNQHLPIEEPLSRKQVDTLIRNCEEFGLELYGLGHPNQGIVHVIGPELGITLPGKTMVCGDSHTSTHGAFGAIAFGIGTSEVEQVLATQCVLKERPKTMRITVEGELGQGVTAKDVILYIISQISASGGTGYFVEYAGSAIRSLTMEGRMTVCNMSIEMGARGGMIAPDETTFEYVKGRDFAPKGEAFEQAVADWKTLVTEPDAVFDKEYTFDAADIAPMITYGTNPGMGVKIDQAVPTAGEMGTDSERDTLGKALGYMGLVEGQSMMGHPIDYVFIGSCTNSRIEDLRAVAEFVKGRQKAANVEAWIVPGSMQVRAQAQEEGLDAVLAEAGFQLREPGCSACLAMNEDKVPAGKYCVSTSNRNFEGRQGPGSRTFLASPIMAAAAALTGEITDVRQLM
- a CDS encoding 2-isopropylmalate synthase; this translates as MRNRVYVFDTTLRDGEQVPGCQLNTVEKIELARELERLGVDVIEAGFPVSSPGDFRSVVEVSKAVSEPVICALTRAVEHDIEVAAQALEFAKRKRIHTGIGSSDIHIYHKLKSTPEAILERGVKATRFARNLVDEVEFYCEDAGRSRPEFLAQMVEAVIDAGATVINIPDTTGYCLPDQYGALIDYLMNHVSNIDKAILSVHCHNDLGLATANTIAGLRAGARQMEVTVNGIGERAGNTSLEEAVMIMRSHYETLKLDHNIDIQRIYPASRMVTRLMRMPVQPNKAIVGRNAFAHSSGIHQDGVLKNRENYEIIDPQDVGIPASSIILTARSGKAALSHRLDKLGVTLNREELSAAYDKFLLMADEKKEINDEDLMKLIGQEVKQRVLEIESLEVVCGSNDTAKAAVSINRNGVKAYNEAAGNGPVDATIKAITEIMGLNVKLEEYLVQAITGGSDDLAKVHVQISQDDTFFHGFGCDTDTVLATARAYLDAISKV